In one Umezawaea sp. Da 62-37 genomic region, the following are encoded:
- a CDS encoding aromatic acid/H+ symport family MFS transporter, whose protein sequence is MSTNRWVLPLGWTAVLLDGFDLVVLGTVLPVLLQDKVWGLTPASASAVSTIGLVGMTIGALSIGTVTDVIGRRKALVLAVAGFSLFTLLCAFAPSVFLFGLLRFLAGLGLGGCLPTAITLVNEVAGRGRGGRATTVIMTGYHVGAVATALLGILVIPSLGWRALFVIGALPALVLVPLMWRYLPETKAVASTPVKDVVGSLFKPGLVRATLAFWVASFMGLLLVYGLNTWLPQIMRVAGYPLGAALGLLLTLNVGAIIGLLVAGFVADRFGMWRTTIGWFAAAAVFLALLSVKLPGIGVYAAVLVAGCFVFSAQALVYAYVGRVYSDANRATGLGWTAGVGRLGAICGPLLGGVLLTAGLAYPWGFYAFALVAALGAVAVAVIGSRTHVEV, encoded by the coding sequence ATGTCCACGAATCGATGGGTCTTACCACTCGGGTGGACGGCGGTGCTGCTGGACGGGTTCGACCTCGTGGTGCTCGGCACCGTGCTCCCCGTGCTGCTCCAGGACAAGGTCTGGGGGCTCACGCCCGCGAGCGCGTCGGCGGTGTCGACCATCGGGCTGGTGGGCATGACGATCGGCGCCCTCTCGATCGGCACGGTCACCGACGTGATCGGCAGGCGCAAGGCGCTCGTGCTGGCGGTGGCGGGCTTCTCGCTGTTCACGCTGCTGTGCGCGTTCGCGCCGTCGGTGTTCCTGTTCGGGCTGCTGCGCTTCCTCGCGGGCCTCGGCCTCGGCGGCTGCCTGCCGACGGCCATCACGCTGGTGAACGAGGTCGCGGGCCGCGGGCGCGGCGGCCGGGCGACGACGGTGATCATGACCGGCTACCACGTCGGCGCGGTCGCCACGGCGCTGCTGGGCATCCTCGTGATCCCGTCGCTGGGGTGGCGGGCGCTGTTCGTCATCGGCGCGCTGCCCGCGCTCGTGCTGGTGCCGCTGATGTGGCGGTACCTGCCGGAGACGAAGGCGGTCGCGTCCACGCCGGTGAAGGACGTCGTCGGCTCGCTGTTCAAGCCCGGCCTGGTGCGCGCGACGCTGGCGTTCTGGGTGGCGTCGTTCATGGGGCTGCTGCTGGTCTACGGGCTCAACACGTGGCTGCCGCAGATCATGCGCGTGGCCGGTTACCCGCTGGGCGCGGCGCTGGGGCTGCTGCTGACGCTGAACGTCGGCGCGATCATCGGCCTGCTGGTCGCCGGGTTCGTGGCGGACCGGTTCGGGATGTGGCGCACCACCATCGGCTGGTTCGCCGCCGCAGCCGTGTTCCTGGCGCTGCTGAGCGTGAAGCTGCCGGGGATCGGGGTGTACGCGGCGGTGCTGGTCGCGGGTTGCTTCGTGTTCAGCGCGCAGGCGCTGGTCTACGCCTACGTCGGCCGCGTCTACTCGGACGCGAACCGCGCCACCGGCCTCGGCTGGACCGCGGGCGTCGGCCGCCTCGGCGCCATCTGCGGCCCGCTGCTCGGCGGTGTGCTGCTCACCGCGGGCCTCGCCTACCCGTGGGGCTTCTACGCCTTCGCCCTGGTCGCCGCGCTGGGCGCGGTGGCCGTCGCCGTGATCGGCTCCCGCACCCACGTGGAGGTCTAG
- a CDS encoding 4-hydroxybenzoate 3-monooxygenase, giving the protein MRTQVGIIGAGPAGLLLSHLLHLEGVDSVVLESRSREYVERRVRAGVCEQPTVELLREVGLADRLDREGLPHHGFSLRFDREDHRIALTDLTGGSITVYGQQEIVKDLIAARFAAGGDIRFGVADVAVHDVETDRPRITFDGGELECDVVAGCDGFHGTSRGSVPAGVLKTFDHVYPFAWLGLLAKAEPSHEELIYTNHERGFALHSMRSPEVTRLYLQVDPRERIEDWSDNRIWDELHLRLATDGDFELREGPVIEKGITPMRGFVAEPMRHGRLFLAGDAAHIVPPTGAKGMNLAIADVLVLSRALSALLHKGRTDLVESYSDTCLRRVWRAEHFSNHMTTMLHRASDVDDYQHRLQLSQLRYTATSTAAATSLAENYAGLPF; this is encoded by the coding sequence GTGCGCACTCAGGTCGGAATCATCGGAGCCGGGCCCGCGGGCCTGTTGCTGTCCCACCTCCTGCACCTGGAGGGCGTCGACTCGGTGGTCCTGGAGTCCCGCAGCCGCGAGTACGTGGAGCGGCGGGTCCGCGCGGGCGTGTGCGAGCAGCCGACCGTGGAGCTGCTGCGCGAGGTGGGGCTGGCCGACCGGCTGGACCGGGAGGGTCTGCCGCACCACGGGTTCTCGCTGCGCTTCGACCGCGAGGACCACCGGATCGCGCTGACCGACCTGACGGGCGGCTCGATCACGGTGTACGGCCAGCAGGAGATCGTGAAGGACCTCATCGCGGCCCGGTTTGCGGCGGGAGGCGACATCCGGTTCGGCGTGGCCGACGTGGCCGTGCACGACGTGGAGACCGACCGGCCGCGGATCACGTTCGACGGCGGCGAGCTGGAGTGCGACGTCGTCGCGGGCTGCGACGGGTTCCACGGCACCAGCCGCGGCTCCGTGCCCGCGGGCGTGCTGAAGACGTTCGACCACGTGTACCCGTTCGCCTGGCTGGGGCTGCTGGCCAAGGCGGAGCCCTCGCACGAGGAACTGATCTACACCAACCACGAGCGCGGGTTCGCCCTGCACAGCATGAGATCGCCGGAGGTGACCAGGCTGTACCTCCAGGTCGACCCGCGCGAGCGCATCGAGGACTGGTCGGACAACCGGATCTGGGACGAGCTGCACCTGAGGCTCGCCACGGACGGCGACTTCGAGCTGCGCGAGGGGCCGGTGATCGAGAAGGGCATCACGCCCATGCGCGGCTTCGTCGCCGAACCGATGCGGCACGGCAGGCTGTTCCTCGCGGGCGACGCGGCGCACATCGTGCCGCCCACCGGCGCCAAGGGCATGAACCTCGCCATCGCGGACGTGCTCGTGCTGTCGAGAGCGCTGTCGGCGTTGCTGCACAAGGGTCGCACCGACCTCGTCGAGTCCTATTCGGACACCTGCCTGCGCCGGGTGTGGCGGGCGGAGCACTTCTCCAACCACATGACCACGATGCTGCACCGGGCGTCCGACGTGGACGACTACCAGCACCGGCTCCAGCTGTCGCAGCTGCGGTACACCGCGACGTCGACGGCGGCGGCCACCAGCCTCGCGGAGAACTACGCAGGCCTGCCCTTCTAA
- a CDS encoding IclR family transcriptional regulator, producing the protein MTTPKSVAGRLFTLLGVFSEQRPSANLSELSRCAGLALSTTHRLVSELVEWGALDRDADGRYHVGLRLWELAVLSPGSLGLRERAMPFLEDLYEVTHQNVQLAVRDGLEAVYVERISAHNAVNVVTRVGSRLPVHASGVGLAMLAHAPAEDQELALRSPMRRFTAKTITTPAALREKLAQVRRDGYVISDAQIELITLSVAAPVRGADDGVVAAVSIVVPQDGVDVSTLVPAVRTAARGISRALGAPSAVRSPRRGAP; encoded by the coding sequence GTGACGACACCGAAGTCCGTCGCGGGCAGGCTGTTCACGCTGCTCGGCGTGTTCTCCGAACAGCGCCCGTCGGCGAACCTGTCCGAGCTGAGCAGGTGCGCCGGGCTGGCGTTGAGCACGACCCACCGGCTCGTGTCCGAGCTGGTGGAGTGGGGCGCGCTGGACCGCGACGCCGACGGCCGCTACCACGTCGGCCTGCGCCTCTGGGAGCTCGCCGTCCTCTCCCCCGGCAGCCTGGGGCTGCGCGAGCGGGCCATGCCGTTCCTGGAGGACCTCTACGAGGTCACGCACCAGAACGTCCAGCTGGCCGTGCGCGACGGGCTGGAGGCCGTGTACGTGGAGCGGATCTCCGCGCACAACGCGGTGAACGTGGTCACCAGGGTCGGCAGCAGGCTGCCGGTGCACGCCTCCGGCGTCGGGCTGGCGATGCTCGCCCACGCGCCCGCCGAGGACCAGGAACTGGCCCTGCGCAGCCCGATGCGGCGGTTCACGGCGAAGACGATCACCACGCCCGCCGCGCTGCGCGAGAAGCTGGCCCAGGTGCGGCGCGACGGGTACGTCATCAGCGACGCCCAGATCGAGCTGATCACGCTGTCGGTGGCCGCGCCCGTCCGCGGCGCCGACGACGGCGTGGTGGCCGCCGTGTCGATCGTGGTGCCCCAGGACGGCGTGGACGTGAGCACGCTCGTGCCCGCCGTCCGCACGGCCGCCAGGGGCATCTCCCGCGCGCTGGGCGCCCCCAGCGCGGTGCGGTCGCCGCGGCGCGGGGCCCCGTGA
- a CDS encoding choice-of-anchor P family protein, translating into MGRSVIRAAVAALLVGAGLTAFPSTIQAVAGTPQAPVVVFTEDFENGQGAVPILLPAYVGAAGQSYTADPAWLVSCNGLVASLQQPPNDPTGGQCNSRWPDVKRMAGDLGQWAGGDRATNHALSAYTETNPGANKVQFETAQPIALSATNRFLTFSVDAAEQNCYALHALLAFYLLDGPTAIPTFTNPIETCANPGQVVNGTSVGTFASDKPVLFTGSSLGIRLVNLQGSGNGNDAAIDNVRVLDVTPQLDVSFSPASAEINTPATLTYTVTNTTELAVKTGWSFFGALPNGLKTTASPTTDCADATATAAPGATAVSVEGALATGQTSCTVSVPVTATRAGTYTTCAADVSQLVGLNPPGCASVVFVPPVLGFDAHAHGGKLTSPLLSVGPLAPADLDCTTTPGTDSDQLASASLPGVGSLGVITTSASGVVAPDGLRTTAASARTAGLSLLGGLVTADEVKATATATDDLSGVVTATGTTNLTNLRVAGVQVLNPAVDQTIVIPLVASVVVNERVPVPGGIVVNAVHVKLLTGTDLVVSQARARLGC; encoded by the coding sequence ATGGGACGTTCCGTCATCCGCGCGGCGGTCGCCGCGCTGCTGGTCGGCGCGGGGCTGACCGCGTTCCCCAGCACGATCCAGGCGGTCGCGGGCACTCCGCAGGCACCGGTGGTCGTGTTCACCGAGGACTTCGAGAACGGCCAGGGCGCCGTGCCGATCCTCTTACCGGCCTACGTCGGCGCCGCGGGCCAGTCCTACACCGCGGACCCGGCCTGGCTGGTCTCGTGCAACGGGCTCGTCGCGTCCTTGCAGCAGCCCCCGAACGACCCGACCGGCGGGCAGTGCAACAGCCGGTGGCCCGACGTGAAGCGCATGGCGGGCGACCTCGGCCAGTGGGCGGGCGGCGACCGCGCCACCAACCACGCGCTCAGCGCGTACACCGAGACGAACCCCGGCGCGAACAAGGTCCAGTTCGAGACCGCGCAACCGATCGCGCTGTCCGCGACCAACCGGTTCCTGACGTTCTCCGTCGACGCGGCCGAGCAGAACTGCTACGCGCTGCACGCGCTGCTGGCGTTCTACCTCCTGGACGGGCCCACGGCGATCCCGACGTTCACCAACCCGATCGAGACGTGCGCCAATCCCGGCCAGGTCGTCAACGGCACGTCCGTGGGCACGTTCGCCAGCGACAAGCCGGTCCTGTTCACCGGCAGCAGCCTCGGGATCCGGCTGGTCAACCTCCAGGGCAGCGGCAACGGCAACGACGCCGCGATCGACAACGTCCGGGTGCTGGACGTGACCCCGCAGCTGGACGTGTCGTTCAGCCCGGCCTCGGCGGAGATCAACACCCCGGCCACGCTGACCTACACGGTCACCAACACCACCGAGCTGGCCGTGAAGACGGGCTGGTCGTTCTTCGGCGCGCTCCCCAACGGCCTGAAGACGACGGCGTCCCCGACGACCGACTGCGCCGACGCGACGGCGACCGCCGCTCCCGGCGCGACCGCCGTGTCCGTCGAGGGCGCGCTGGCCACCGGCCAGACCTCCTGCACCGTCTCGGTTCCCGTCACGGCGACCCGCGCGGGCACGTACACGACCTGCGCCGCCGACGTCTCCCAGCTGGTCGGCCTCAACCCGCCCGGCTGCGCCTCGGTCGTGTTCGTCCCGCCGGTGCTCGGGTTCGACGCCCACGCGCACGGCGGCAAGCTCACGTCCCCGCTGCTGTCGGTCGGCCCGCTCGCCCCGGCCGACCTCGACTGCACCACCACTCCGGGGACCGACAGCGACCAGCTGGCCTCGGCGTCGCTGCCCGGTGTCGGCTCGCTGGGCGTGATCACGACCAGCGCGAGCGGCGTGGTGGCGCCGGACGGCCTGCGCACCACGGCGGCGAGCGCGCGGACGGCGGGCCTGAGCCTGCTGGGCGGCCTGGTCACCGCGGACGAGGTGAAGGCCACCGCGACCGCGACCGACGACCTGTCCGGGGTCGTGACGGCGACCGGGACGACGAACCTGACGAACCTGCGGGTGGCGGGCGTCCAAGTGCTCAACCCGGCGGTCGACCAGACGATCGTCATCCCGCTGGTGGCCTCGGTCGTCGTGAACGAACGGGTGCCGGTGCCCGGCGGCATCGTGGTCAACGCGGTGCACGTCAAGCTGCTGACCGGCACCGACCTGGTGGTCAGCCAGGCACGGGCGCGACTGGGCTGCTGA
- a CDS encoding alpha/beta hydrolase, with the protein MPRLTARDGTELAYRESGEGGPLVCLAGGPMRDSAYLGDLGGLPAALRLISLDLRGTGASGTPADPAAYRCDHQVDDVEALREHLGLDRIDLLGHSAGANLAVLYAIRYPERVSRLVLVTPSTYAIGVTATAEKRREVVESRKGEPEHDQVSAALTRIAAGEGSDDDWEAIAPFTYGRWDAAARAHHEAGKGQQHPEAAAAFGAEGAYDPDANRAALSGFGAPVLLLAGELDLAAPPAVVAEYAGLLPKAQFVTQPGAGHFPWLDDPASFTATIAAFLS; encoded by the coding sequence ATGCCCCGCCTCACAGCACGCGACGGAACCGAACTCGCCTACCGGGAAAGCGGGGAGGGCGGCCCGCTCGTCTGCCTCGCGGGCGGCCCGATGCGGGACTCCGCCTACCTCGGCGACCTCGGCGGACTGCCCGCGGCACTGCGGCTGATCAGCCTCGACCTGCGCGGCACCGGCGCGTCCGGGACGCCCGCCGACCCCGCCGCGTACCGGTGCGACCACCAGGTCGACGACGTCGAGGCGCTGCGCGAGCACCTCGGCCTCGACCGGATCGACCTGCTCGGGCACTCGGCGGGCGCGAACCTCGCCGTGCTGTACGCGATCCGGTACCCCGAACGCGTCAGCAGGCTCGTCCTGGTCACGCCGAGCACGTACGCCATCGGCGTCACCGCCACCGCCGAGAAGCGGCGCGAGGTCGTGGAGAGCCGCAAGGGCGAGCCGGAACACGACCAGGTCTCCGCCGCCCTCACCAGGATCGCCGCCGGAGAGGGCTCCGACGACGACTGGGAGGCCATCGCGCCCTTCACCTACGGCCGGTGGGACGCGGCGGCCAGGGCCCACCACGAGGCCGGGAAGGGGCAGCAGCACCCGGAGGCCGCCGCCGCGTTCGGCGCCGAGGGCGCCTACGACCCCGACGCCAACCGCGCGGCCCTCTCCGGGTTCGGCGCGCCGGTCCTGCTGCTGGCCGGTGAACTCGACCTCGCGGCGCCGCCCGCCGTCGTGGCCGAGTACGCCGGGCTGCTCCCCAAGGCCCAGTTCGTGACCCAGCCGGGAGCGGGCCACTTCCCGTGGCTGGACGACCCGGCGTCGTTCACCGCGACCATCGCGGCGTTCCTGTCCTGA
- the atpD gene encoding F0F1 ATP synthase subunit beta: MSDMSATATTTRTGRVVRVIGAVVDVEFPRGAVPELFNALNVEITFAAVAKTLTLEVAQHLGDNLVRTISMQPTDGLVRGAPVSDTGKAISVPVGDVVKGHVFNALGDCLDEPGLGRDGEQWGIHRKAPAFDQLEGKTEILETGIKVIDLLTPYVKGGKIGLFGGAGVGKTVLIQEMITRIAREFSGTSVFAGVGERTREGTDLLLEMEEMGVLADTALVFGQMDEPPGTRMRVALSALTMAEYFRDVQGQDVLLFIDNIFRFTQAGSEVSTLLGRMPSAVGYQPTLADEMGELQERITSTRGKSITSLQAIYVPADDYTDPAPATTFAHLDATTELSRPISQKGIYPAVDPLSSSSRILEPSIVGEEHYRVAQEVKRILQKYKELQDIIAILGMDELSEEDKVLVGRARRLERFLGQNFIVAEKFTGQPGSFVSIKDTIEAFDRVCKGEFDHYPEQAFFSCGGLDDVEANAKKLEGNN, encoded by the coding sequence ATGAGTGACATGAGTGCTACTGCCACCACCACCCGCACCGGCCGTGTGGTCCGGGTGATTGGCGCCGTGGTCGACGTGGAGTTCCCGCGCGGCGCGGTACCCGAGTTGTTCAACGCCCTGAACGTGGAGATCACGTTCGCGGCGGTCGCGAAGACGTTGACGCTGGAAGTCGCCCAGCACCTGGGCGACAACCTCGTCCGCACGATCTCGATGCAGCCGACCGACGGTCTGGTCCGCGGCGCTCCGGTGAGCGACACGGGCAAGGCCATCTCGGTGCCGGTGGGCGACGTGGTCAAGGGCCACGTGTTCAACGCCCTCGGCGACTGCCTCGACGAGCCCGGCCTCGGCCGGGACGGCGAGCAGTGGGGCATCCACCGCAAGGCGCCCGCCTTCGACCAGCTCGAGGGCAAGACCGAGATCCTCGAGACCGGCATCAAGGTCATCGACCTGCTGACCCCGTACGTCAAGGGCGGCAAGATCGGTCTGTTCGGCGGCGCGGGCGTGGGCAAGACGGTGCTCATCCAGGAGATGATCACCCGTATCGCCCGCGAGTTCTCCGGTACGTCCGTGTTCGCGGGCGTCGGCGAGCGCACCCGTGAGGGCACCGACCTCCTCCTCGAGATGGAGGAGATGGGCGTTCTCGCCGACACCGCCCTGGTGTTCGGCCAGATGGACGAGCCGCCGGGCACGCGCATGCGCGTCGCCCTGTCCGCGCTGACGATGGCGGAGTACTTCCGCGACGTCCAGGGCCAGGACGTGCTGCTGTTCATCGACAACATCTTCCGCTTCACCCAGGCGGGTTCCGAGGTCTCCACGCTCCTCGGCCGCATGCCGTCGGCCGTGGGCTACCAGCCCACCCTGGCCGACGAGATGGGTGAGTTGCAGGAGCGGATCACGTCGACCCGCGGCAAGTCGATCACCTCGCTGCAGGCGATCTACGTCCCCGCGGACGACTACACCGACCCCGCCCCGGCCACGACCTTCGCCCACCTGGACGCGACGACGGAGCTTTCCCGTCCGATCTCCCAGAAGGGCATCTACCCGGCCGTGGACCCGCTGTCCTCGTCCTCCCGGATCCTCGAGCCGTCGATCGTCGGCGAGGAGCACTACCGGGTGGCGCAGGAGGTCAAGCGGATCCTGCAGAAGTACAAGGAACTGCAGGACATCATCGCCATCCTCGGCATGGACGAGCTGTCCGAAGAGGACAAGGTCCTCGTCGGTCGCGCCCGTCGCCTGGAGCGCTTCCTCGGCCAGAACTTCATCGTGGCCGAGAAGTTCACCGGTCAGCCCGGCTCGTTCGTGTCCATCAAGGACACCATCGAGGCGTTCGACCGCGTGTGCAAGGGCGAGTTCGACCACTACCCCGAGCAGGCGTTCTTCAGCTGCGGCGGTCTCGACGACGTCGAGGCCAACGCGAAGAAGCTCGAGGGCAACAACTAA
- a CDS encoding F0F1 ATP synthase subunit gamma, whose translation MAAQIRELRQRIRTVNSTKKITKAYELIATSRLAKAQARVAASRPYADEITNVLSALAGASANLDHPLLVERKDPKRAAILVVTSDKGMCGGYNSNVLRAAEELIALLRSEGKEPVLYALGRKAVAYFKFRRREVEQSWTGFSQLPLYVNASEAGDEVVKAFMAELEGGSGGVDEIHVVYTEFKSMLSQNPVAKRIAPMDVEYDARPTGPVAVYDFEPDAGTLLGALLPKYVKTRLFSALLDAAASESAARRTAMKAATDNASELVKTLSRQANAARQAQITQEISEIVGGASALTGGAGSDE comes from the coding sequence ATGGCCGCACAGATTCGCGAGCTGCGCCAACGGATCCGCACGGTCAACTCGACCAAGAAGATCACGAAGGCGTACGAACTCATCGCCACGTCGCGCCTCGCCAAGGCGCAGGCAAGGGTCGCGGCCTCGCGCCCCTACGCGGACGAGATCACGAACGTGCTCTCCGCGCTGGCCGGGGCTTCGGCGAACCTGGACCACCCGCTACTGGTGGAGCGCAAGGATCCCAAGCGCGCCGCCATCCTCGTCGTCACCAGCGACAAGGGCATGTGCGGTGGTTACAACTCCAACGTCCTGAGGGCGGCGGAGGAGCTGATCGCGCTCCTGCGCTCCGAGGGCAAGGAGCCGGTGCTCTACGCGCTGGGCCGCAAGGCGGTGGCGTACTTCAAGTTCCGCCGTCGCGAGGTCGAGCAGTCGTGGACCGGGTTCTCCCAGTTGCCGCTGTACGTCAACGCGTCCGAGGCGGGCGACGAGGTCGTCAAGGCGTTCATGGCCGAGCTGGAGGGCGGGAGCGGCGGGGTCGACGAGATCCACGTCGTCTACACCGAGTTCAAGTCCATGCTCAGCCAGAACCCGGTCGCCAAGCGGATCGCGCCGATGGACGTCGAGTACGACGCCCGTCCCACCGGTCCCGTGGCGGTGTACGACTTCGAGCCCGACGCCGGCACGCTGCTCGGGGCGTTGCTGCCGAAGTACGTCAAGACGCGGCTGTTCTCCGCCTTGCTGGACGCGGCGGCTTCCGAGTCGGCCGCACGGCGGACCGCGATGAAGGCCGCGACGGACAACGCGAGCGAGCTGGTCAAGACGCTCAGCAGGCAGGCGAACGCGGCCCGTCAGGCACAGATCACCCAGGAGATCAGCGAGATCGTCGGTGGCGCCTCCGCGCTTACCGGTGGCGCAGGAAGTGATGAGTGA
- the atpA gene encoding F0F1 ATP synthase subunit alpha, with protein sequence MAELTISSDEIRSAIEKYVSSYSPEVNREEVGVVAETYDGIAIVEGLPGTMTNEILEFPGGVLGVALSLEVRTIGAVILGDFDKIEEGQEVKRSGQVLSVPVGDGFLGRVVNPLGAPIDGLGDIVADDNRALELQAASVLQRQPVSEPMQTGIKSIDAMTPIGRGQRQLIIGDRKTGKTAVCIDTIINQKKGWDSGDPNQQVRCVYVAVGQKGSTIAGVKAALEEAGAMEYTTIVASPASDSAGFKWLAPYVGSAIGQHWMYQGKHVLIVFDDLTKQAEAYRAISLLLRRPPGREAYPGDVFYLHSRLLERCAKLSDEMGGGSMTGLPIIETKANDVSAYIPTNVISITDGQCFLESDLFNAGVRPAVNVGISVSRVGGSAQIKAMKDVSGSLRLDLSQFRELEAFSAFASDLDPASRAQLDRGGRLVELLKQGQYSPVPVEEQVVSIFLGTKGYLDSIPVGDIRRFEAEYLEYVRRNNGDILSGIRETKKLPDDAKQAIVDSVNAFKQQFTATDGSSVVPESHAKAMDADKVGHESVKVNRPAPVEK encoded by the coding sequence ATGGCGGAGCTGACGATCTCGTCGGACGAGATCCGCAGTGCGATCGAGAAGTACGTCTCGAGCTACTCCCCGGAGGTCAACCGGGAAGAGGTCGGTGTCGTTGCCGAGACCTACGACGGCATCGCCATCGTCGAAGGCCTGCCCGGCACGATGACGAACGAGATCCTCGAGTTCCCCGGCGGGGTCCTCGGAGTGGCGCTGAGCCTCGAGGTCCGCACCATCGGTGCGGTCATCCTCGGTGACTTCGACAAGATCGAGGAAGGCCAGGAGGTCAAGCGGTCCGGCCAGGTGCTCTCGGTGCCGGTCGGCGACGGCTTCCTCGGCCGCGTGGTCAACCCCCTCGGCGCGCCCATCGACGGCCTCGGCGACATCGTGGCGGACGACAACCGCGCCCTGGAGCTCCAGGCGGCTTCGGTGCTCCAGCGCCAGCCGGTGTCGGAGCCGATGCAGACGGGCATCAAGTCGATCGACGCGATGACCCCCATCGGCCGCGGCCAGCGCCAGCTGATCATCGGCGACCGCAAGACCGGCAAGACCGCGGTCTGCATCGACACGATCATCAACCAGAAGAAGGGCTGGGACTCGGGCGACCCGAACCAGCAGGTCCGCTGCGTGTACGTCGCCGTGGGCCAGAAGGGCTCCACCATCGCGGGCGTCAAGGCCGCGCTGGAGGAGGCGGGCGCGATGGAGTACACGACCATCGTCGCGTCCCCGGCGTCCGACTCCGCGGGCTTCAAGTGGCTGGCCCCGTACGTGGGCTCGGCCATCGGCCAGCACTGGATGTACCAGGGCAAGCACGTCCTGATCGTGTTCGACGACCTGACCAAGCAGGCCGAGGCGTACCGCGCGATCTCGCTGCTGCTGCGTCGCCCGCCGGGCCGCGAGGCCTACCCCGGCGACGTCTTCTACTTGCACTCGCGCCTCCTCGAGCGGTGCGCGAAGCTGTCGGACGAGATGGGCGGCGGCTCGATGACCGGCCTGCCGATCATCGAGACCAAGGCGAACGACGTGTCGGCGTACATCCCGACCAACGTCATCTCGATCACCGACGGCCAGTGCTTCCTGGAGTCGGACCTCTTCAACGCCGGTGTGCGCCCGGCCGTCAACGTGGGTATCTCGGTCTCCCGCGTCGGTGGCTCCGCACAGATCAAGGCGATGAAGGACGTGTCCGGCTCGCTGCGCCTCGACCTGTCGCAGTTCCGCGAGCTGGAGGCGTTCTCCGCCTTCGCCTCGGACCTCGACCCGGCGTCGCGCGCCCAGCTGGACCGCGGTGGCCGACTGGTGGAGCTGCTCAAGCAGGGCCAGTACTCCCCGGTGCCCGTCGAGGAGCAGGTCGTCTCGATCTTCCTCGGAACCAAGGGCTACCTGGACTCGATCCCGGTCGGCGACATCCGCCGCTTCGAGGCCGAGTACCTGGAGTACGTGCGGCGCAACAACGGCGACATCCTCTCGGGCATCCGCGAGACGAAGAAGTTGCCGGATGACGCCAAGCAGGCCATCGTCGACTCGGTCAACGCGTTCAAGCAGCAGTTCACCGCCACGGACGGTTCCTCGGTCGTTCCCGAGTCGCACGCCAAGGCGATGGACGCCGACAAGGTCGGACACGAGTCGGTGAAGGTCAACCGACCCGCTCCGGTGGAGAAGTGA
- a CDS encoding F0F1 ATP synthase subunit delta, whose amino-acid sequence MTFHAASREALAAAELRLLELVDATTNAEDLTTYGDELFSVVSLLTAQPQLRRALGDSSSERAGREQLVKGLLSGKVSAGTLQVLVAVVTAKWSSPRELVDGVESLAQTVLMVRAERDNRLDSVEDELFRLGRIVAGSQDLELVLSDHSVTPDRKVELVDGLLSGKVEPITKPLVDQLVREPRGAHVVDGLMRLADLAAKRRERSVAHVRTAVELSAAQQERLATTLTTIYSRPIALHVEVDASLAGGLLIKIGDEVIDGSVAGRLAALRRDLAG is encoded by the coding sequence ATGACGTTCCACGCAGCGAGTCGAGAGGCACTGGCAGCCGCTGAACTGCGGTTGCTCGAGCTGGTCGACGCCACCACCAACGCCGAAGACCTGACCACCTACGGGGACGAGCTGTTCTCCGTGGTCAGCCTGCTGACGGCGCAGCCGCAGCTGCGGCGCGCGCTCGGCGACTCCTCGTCCGAACGGGCGGGCCGCGAGCAGCTCGTGAAGGGCCTGCTCTCGGGCAAGGTCTCCGCGGGGACCCTCCAGGTACTGGTCGCGGTGGTCACCGCGAAGTGGTCGAGCCCGCGCGAGCTGGTCGACGGCGTCGAGTCGCTGGCCCAGACGGTGCTGATGGTGCGCGCCGAGCGGGACAACCGCCTCGACTCGGTGGAGGACGAGCTGTTCCGGCTCGGCCGCATCGTGGCCGGGTCGCAGGACCTCGAACTGGTGCTCTCGGACCACTCCGTCACGCCCGACCGCAAGGTCGAGCTGGTGGACGGCCTGCTCTCGGGCAAGGTCGAGCCGATCACCAAGCCCCTGGTCGACCAACTGGTGCGCGAGCCCCGCGGCGCGCACGTCGTCGACGGGCTCATGCGGCTCGCCGACCTCGCGGCCAAGCGCCGCGAGCGCTCCGTGGCGCACGTCCGCACGGCGGTGGAGCTGAGCGCGGCTCAGCAGGAACGCCTGGCCACCACGTTGACCACGATCTATTCACGACCGATCGCACTGCACGTCGAGGTTGACGCCTCGCTCGCCGGTGGCCTGCTGATCAAGATCGGCGACGAGGTCATCGACGGAAGCGTGGCTGGTCGGTTGGCGGCCCTCCGCCGCGACCTCGCCGGCTGA